The region CACAGTTTTAATGCAAAACAATTAAGAAATTAgtcaagaaataaaaacaggcgTATATTTCTTAGCAGTAGGCTGGCTGAGGGGGAGCTCGACTTGTCGCTCCAATCGAACTCAAGGGCAATGAAATCATGGAACTGATTATCTCGTAAATGCCCACCCCTCCCACCCTTCATTTGGTGCCCCAAACctcaaaaagaaaacctgtCCAAAAATATGACAGATCTCACTCGGGACCACCTGATCCACTCAATCCTGGAACAAGCACACTTGTTCAAACTCTCTCAACAATGGCTATGGAAAAGTCATGCgtttgaataaaaagaatgaatgtCTATAAACATGGAAATCCAACTTCTCCAAGGGCGGACTGCGCCCACAGGGCTTTCCTGTGTCTCCTGAACTCCACTGAGCTTGCCAGGCCTTTTTTCACTCTCTCATACAGGCGTGGTTCGGCGGTTTGCTGTGTTGGTGTGGCTCGAGTCTTTCAGGTCCTTCTGGATGCAGTTGTGGACTTGAAGGAAGTTGTGGTCCCTCTCAGAGTTGTAGGTGGCCGTGGGCGTACCAGATGACTTGAGGGTGTCCCGGGGGAGTGTGTACATGGAGATCTCTGTGGATGGCAGCGCGCTGAAGCCCTTGAGGCCCACAGGTGAGGCGTCACGGGAATGTGATGGGTCTGTGGATCGGGAAGAGGAGCGCGAACGACGCCTGTAGCGATAACGATAGCTGGGGATCCGCGTTATGGCCGAGCCTTGGAGGTAGTCAGCTGCGCGTGCCCCTATCCGCAGCTGTCGATGGCGGTCGATGAACATGTGCACGGCCAAGACGCCAACCATCTCAGCCATAATAAAGGATAGGGCACCAAAGTAGAAGGACCAGCCGTATGAATAGCTGTTCTTCTTTGAGTCGCTTTTTGAAGGGTCTCCCGCATTGGCTGATATGTACACAATGATCCCGATAATGTTGCTCAGACCTGTTGGATTGGACGTTGTAGAGTGGTCATCAATGAAGATTggatagaagaaaaaaaacaggaaaatataaagaaaaaagagaaaagacagaGTGTCAGCTGAAAAGAGCTCCTAGTGTTATTATCTGATCAACTGTTCAATGTCATACAAGGAACAGAATATGTGCTTCAACTTGTTAGTCTAGTCATAGAGAATATTTTGACATGGTAAGTGCTGAAAGATGGATAATAGGGAAAGTGTGTCAGGGACAGCATATTTTTAGAGATGAATCCCAAAGGGTGACGTTTAGCCTAGCAACAAGATCAAGAGAAAAGACCAGAATACGAAAGAAGAAATGACTTATAGCTCAGGTACAACAGATGACCAAAAGTCAGACATTTCAGActgtaaattatgttttatatcttCTATAAatcaaactggaaaaaaaagaaaaactttctcCTTatgatttcttcagttttggcttttttgtcacacttaagtgtttcagattatcaaacaaaaattattttgagacACAGAAATCCTGAGTAAATAAAAGTGTAATTTCTTTTTAGTTAAATAAGGGGAACATTTCCAAACCAACTTGGACCTACATGAAAAGTAAAAACCACCTGAACCTTACAAATGGTTGTGCCACCGTTTGTGGTAACAATTGCAAGCAAGTCTTTTTTGCAGTAAATTGCAATGAGGGCTTTGCATCACTGTAGAGTaattttgacccactcttctttacagaatttttttaattcagccacattggagggttttggAGTGTAAATGCCTGTTTAAGGTTGTGctacagcatctcaatcagatttaattcCTGACTTTGAcgaggccactccaaaaccttcatttatttttttggagcCATTCAGTGTCGGACTTGCtagtgtgctttggatcattgtcctgctgtttAACACAAATGTACTTGAACTTCAGGTCACAAACCGACGACCAGACATTCTCCTACAGGAGTTTCTggtggagagcagaattcatggtttatTTGACCACAACAATTCATCCAGGTCCAAAAAGGAACAAAGCaatcccaaaccatcacactaccatcaCCATGCATAACTACCGGTgtacttttctttttccaaaatgtGTGTTAGCTTTACTCCAGATCAAATTGGACACACACCTTCCacaaagttccacttttgtctcatcagtccacagaatattttcccaaaagtcttggtAAACATCATAATGTTTTTGAGAAATGTGAGAAGTACCTTGTTGTAGTATTATTTGTTCATCAATGGTTTTCACCTTGAAACTCTACCACTGAtgtcatttttgcccagtctcctTATcactgttgaatcatgaacactgaccttggTTCAGCCAAGTAGGGTGTGTTGTGCTttggatgttgttctgggttcttttgtgaccttccGGATGAGTCATTGACACAGTCTCGCAATAATtctggccactcctgggaaagttcactgcagttctggtttttgtttgtagACCTTTCAAGCCCAATCAAAATTAGTttcctgctgttttctttaaattaggGGCccaatgtgttgctttttgatatattttagcctactttatgttgCCAGAcaagttctatttaagtgatttgttGTTTCTAAAGATCTGTCAGTATTCCGGCCTGGGTGGTGCTAGTGAAATTGAACCAAAAATGTTGCTTAATCCCagtaattcatgatttaacaagggaggTAATTGcttagggccaggttggtttagatagattttttacctttaataaatgaaatcataatttaaaaactctttttgtatttactctggttgTTTTAGCCTTAAAAAATTGTATCATGGTGTGAAGCATTTAGGCatgataaaaatgcaaaaacagaataaatctgtaaggaggAGAAATCATTTACTTAACAGCACTGCTTTATAAAGTGAAATTGTAAGAAAGCTGATATATTACATCCAATACATGTTTGGCTATCAACAAATTAACAAGCCACACAGTCATTTGTTTGTCAAGTTACTTGATAAGAACTGGTCAATTAAACTTGTTTAAGTCACATATTTAGAATTAATGTCCTGCTTCCTGTCTTATTTAGCTGGTGTTTGACTCACCTGCAGACACAAAGAAGATCCCTGCACTGAGGATGATGTTGTGGCGTGACTTGTAGAACTCACTGGCAGCTATACACAGACCTCCCATGAAGAGCAGGATGACACTGAGGATGGGGAAGATGCTGGAAGCTCGCACCGCACCTGGAGGTAAGACGAGGACATGTAAATGCAGGATAGAAAGAACCAGTGTTTGATTCAGAGTTTAGTCAGAAATGATGATAAAAAGAAggacaaagaaaacaggaaaatgtgacGCACTGACAATCAAAGAAAGAGAAGCACATTAGGATCTAATTCAGCACTGGATCCTTGTGGGAAAGCACATCCTAATCAACACCCTATCAGGTCTGTGAAAGACTATCAACACTGTGAAGTGAGTGTGCATCCCTACAGCGAGCCTGTTCCCCTGCCTTATGTAATCCTCCTCTTACACTCTACCTCTCTGTCGTTCAGAACAGTTCTGCAGCACCATCAGAGCTAGCTGATCGTTTTCAGCACCAATACCACATTCTTTCAAACTGAGTAACATACTGTATATAGAACTACGTTTTAGTGCAACAAATTATTCCAGTTTAAGATAAAATGAGATTGTAGCCTGCAGAACAAACTATTCCAGTGGGTCTGCACATCCTATTGGAGTCTTTTCATCGGGTGGTTAAGATGCTTCTAGTTATCTACGAGACTGCAGTAGGCTAAGGTagaatgtttaaaatgtcttatagTTTCCCTCCGACTGCCACAACATTGACTACACTTCTTTGATCCAAAAAGCCAAGAATCACCTGCAGCAACACACGCAGGCCCAGGAATCCGGCATAACCTTTGGCTTTCATCATGTTTTTGGCGAAATTGTGTAGCATCACAAGAACATAACTGTTGGGAACCCTTCACATCTGAAGCATGCTATGTAACAAACCTTTGATGGTTTAGCTTGTGTGTGACAAGCAGTAAATTCTTCATCTACCCACTGTTACTTAAACTGATTCAGGCCACTGGGCTAACACTGCTTGCCCAAAGATTAGTGGTGAAGCTAGGGACTGAAACAACTTGCAGCAGAAGGTGGAAATGCCTCTTCACAAAATCTGGGCGAAGCTGTCAGTGACGTGATGGCAGCCAGGGTTACATCGGGTCCAGTACATTGAGAAGACGTCAAAATCTCGTCTTATCAACAACAGGCAACAATGGATCATCAAGGGCAATGTACTAGGTGAACAACTCTGTTATTTCACTGCTAGGGGGTTGTCCCAGAATGTCTTCATCATCTTCTTCAGAGTTTGCTGCAGATTTAGCTACTGTGGTTTCTCACTGCTCCTTTGAACTCAATGTTGTGTTGActttttagatcttttattaaaatacaagtgAAAGTGCTTGAATTCGATCATTCTCTTAACTGTTCAGAGAAAAGGTTGCAGTCAGCATTGCTGTTTTCAACTTTGTTCACTAGGAAAGAGCTCCACACAGCAGAGATCACTCCTTCTCTACCATCGAACCCTTAAGTTAGAGAAGAACATCAGGATACATTCAAGTGGTGTCGCCTCTGTTTCATGCTGCATCGCTTACTAGGTTGGAGTATGTGTGTGCAGACTGATGCTGTTTATCGCAGGGAAAATGTAGCTCCTGTCAAACTGGTATCCTGTAGTGTTGGAGCTCTTTAATGAATGCAAGAATGACTACATGTACATGGTATTGGACAAATACCACATGCTGGCATCGGTATCGACCCTTCCCTAGTTTTTGGGACCTTCATGTGAAAAAAGTCCCTAAAAAAGGGCTTTAAGGCTCGGGCATATTTCTGGCCACACTGCAGTGCAGAGGAAGGCTGCTGGTGCCCTTGAAACAAGACAGCATCCTTACAGCCAATTATCAAGAAGCAGAAACTAGAAGTGGAGTATGATGTTACTTTTGAGGTCAGGCAGGGTCATTGGATGGCTGCACAGCATCCTGAGGTGTCAGGTAAAATCAGAGTCATGGCCTGAGTAGCAGACCAGAGTCATTCAGGAGAAACTGTGTGAAAGTGTCCCATACGGTCACCTCCTGTTTAACATGCACACTTAAACTTTTATCAGGGTGGTTAAATTTTCACCACTTCACCTCATCTCCCCATGTACTTGCCTGCCTCAGCACTTCCCCAGTTTCTCCCCCAAAGTGCTGACGCTGGGCTGTGTGGCTCATGCTGAACTTGGCTGCCTGTAACTCCACAGGCACCAGCCGGGGGTCCCGGGGGCCCATCTTCCTGCCTATACCTGCTGACATTCATCACTGCCTTCCTTGCTTTGCTCTTTATCCCACATTCGTTTAGCCCTAGAACCATAAGACTTTGTGGCGGCTGCAAGGCATGGCTGGAAAGTCACCCTGAGCTCACACTTGAGCTGACAGGATACAGTTAACAGCTGCTGCGCCAAGGGGAAGCAACAGCTGGCTGGATGCTCGCACTGTTGGGCTCCCACCTTCAGCACAAAACACAACCAATAAGACCGTGGTTCtttggactgactgacaaaGCAATCACTTTTTACTGTAGACTACCcaatctttgattttttttttgctaaaactTGCCATATTGCAAAGGAGAGACAAATAAGCATCCTTTGACTGCGTTGTGTTAAAAATCATCGAAAGTTGTTGTGATTGGCTTGAAATAGCGATgtgaatatttctgctttttacaTCATTGATTTTGGATTACAGCAATTACTATGTTCTGGTCTTGTTTTCTCTGAGGAtactaaattaaaattaaatgggAAATATGACTTCCTTTTAacgcattttctttttttttttatgaaggcAGTCATCTGTAGATTCACTTAAATTCCAATATTTACAGAGATATTTACACATCATTTTTTGGAGGTTACAGTTGGCATTATTTTAGGTTAGGAATCCAAACCTGTACTGTTTGTCTTAAATTACCACATAAGTATTCAATAATTATCTtgaaatttttttaacattaattacttttatttaaattaatagttATCCATtgataatttaacatttaattcaccTAGTTTAAAGCAGCTcagagaaaaataatagaaacatatttaaatttgttaatGGTGAACTTCTgaatcaatcaaacaaaacaatatgacatatttttttttttacctttgtaaTGACTAAATTAAAACCTGTTTTTCAATGTTGTTATATTGTCCACTCCTTCATTATGTATTGCACCAATTAGGgtttgaaggttttttttctcagtctgAGCTGGAGGATTTTAATAATGCTAGGAAACTAATTTcttaattaacatttaaaacctttgttctCAAGATATTCAAATGTAATGTTAAAATGAGGCACAGGAACTGATCAACCGAAAATTGACCAAGTCCGATTTCAGGTTATTGCATCTctaaagtaaaatgtttgtttctgcagCTATCTCTACATTTTAAATGAGCGGCAACTGTAAGGGATTTTCAGGTAAATGAAAGATTGTTGAACTAGTAAATAAACAGAAGAGGAAGtggttttattttgacattttctccAGAGTCCTTTTATACAGGGTTGATTTGGAAAAACATTCATGTGGTCATTATTATGAAGTTAGAGCTAATATGAACAGCCATTAAAATCCCATAACCCAGGTCACTGGCTAATAATCAAGACcatcctttcacagtaaaacattccCAGCAGATGCAGTTTGTTGCTCACATACTGGCTTTTTTACACTCTTCattacataaaatgaaaactggTACTAAGACTCAAGTCTCAGACCAGGAGTCCAAGTCAAGCCTCAAGTCTTTAGGGCAAAAGTCGAAGTTGAGTCTGAAGGTTTTCATTTTTGTGACTTAAGTGTGACTAGAGTCggaataaatatttgtttctgcTGAATTTGCActcaaatattatttctcaAAGTCCAAAAAAGGCAGCTGCCAAACATCCAAGGTCTATGTGATACAGGATCCCAAATGGGTGGAGTAGAGAGAGATGTCCTTATCCTCCCTACTCTGTTTCTTTTCTGAGCAGAAGGAGGGTCAGATAGATGGAAGTCTGGGGAAAATTATTAAACTAAACCCATTCTTCAATTGGTTTATTTCaggaacaagctcagcatcttCATCCCCTTCTGCTTGCCAAACTGACCACAACCCTTCCCTGCTCATGGAGCCTGCTACTGGTCCATCAGTGTCCACCAGctcttttctttctgtgtctctaGAGGTCATGGGAAGAGGCAGCTGGGAATACTAAACTggaacaaggctgcaggtccagatagTGTCAGCCCTTGAGTCTTGAAGGCCAGGGTGGATCAGCCAAGTGGGATTTTGCAGCATcccttcaaccttagcctgaccCATGACAAGGGTCCAGCATTGTGGAAGACATCCCACCTTGTTCCAGTACCTAAAGAACCTCATCCATCAGTcaactatagacctgttgccctgacatccagCATTATTAAAGTCCTGGAGAGGCTCCAGCTGGCCCACCGGAGGAAGCAAACAAGCACCTTTTAGGACCCTCTGCAGCTTGCTTAGCACCATGGAGTTGAAGATGtcatcaaacacctgcttcTGGACAATcaggcagcactgtgaggaccatgttctccaGAACAttcaacacaattcaacctgatttgctttgtcagaaactccagaagactcaggtggcgGCCTCAACAATTTCCTGGATCAAAGagtacctgacaaacagaccacagtttgtgagactgaatggTTGTGTTGTCAGCAACACAGGAATGTGAACAACACAGAGGAGATCATTGTAGATTTCAGGAGAAACAGGAATTATACATGTCAAACATGGGGTGGTGgagtatatatatacaccttGGTGTTTACCTAGGTAACAGGCTAGAGAGGCAACCGGtaagctgtctacaagaagggaaagAGCAGGCTGTAATTATTCAGGTTACATAGGTCCTTCAGTGTCTGGAGCAAGATGCAGTAGATCTTCTAAATGTCTGTTGGGGGGAGTGCAATCTCTTATGCCATAATTTGTTGAGGTAGCAGGATCGGAGCCAGAGACTTTAAAAAGCTGATGAAGAAggttggttctgttctggaaCCTCTAGAgatgattgtgcaaagaaggattcttcataaaatgaagaaaatgacaGAGAACCTGAGGATTCTCTTCATGAGACAGTCATACAACAACAGACTATCAGAGGCTTCTCACTTAATCTGCTGACTCAAATCTGCTGCAACACAGAATGCCACAGGAGATCAATCCACAGCCATCTATCTGtaataattctttaaaaagaaCATAGTCACTATTTCATCTAATTTACTTTGGACTTAATGAAGTAGTTTGAATTAAGTTGATTTATATAACTTCaagcatttaaataaaagaaaatgtgtttctaCCTGAACATTTTATGTCACTATTAGACATCATGACGTGCTCATGGCTTTCTTTAACCTTGCTTGAAACAGCTTGACCTCTTGGAACCAATCTGTATGATAAAGAAGACTTTAATGGCTCTTTTCATCTTTCCCTTCAGGTTCGTCTTTAACCTGTCTTACTCTTTCTATTGCCCATGATCATCTCCCCCAGCAAAGTCCCTCAAAAAGTCTGTTTTCACCTCAGTCTCTTGTGTAATTTGCTGTCAGTCAGAGGATGAGAtagtttaaaagataaaatttcATCTCGTTCTCCTGCTCTCCTTGTCTCCTTGCTCGTCCATGGGGAATTGTGGGGTTTAGAGTTACCGGTGAGGGCGGcttgattaaatattaagttgtcCTAAGAGTTGACCCCGCTCCTGTGTCCCACTctgaaatcttttaaaatttcCAAACATCTCTGCCTCCATTCCTGAAAGTACTGACATGGTCATTCACAGCACATTACGAGGGAGAAGGCAAGGGGCCTTGCTTTCATCCATCAGTTTCATTTGCCAGGACAAAAGAGGAGAAGAGGGCCAGCTGGATTTATTGATTGCTGACAGTGGGATGGTTAATGGTGCAAGATCTCAAGGTGACactaaagttgaaaaaaaaattatttgcagacaaatgagaaaaaggaaagttgtttttaatttctttctggACGTTTTGTTCAGCTGTATGATCGAgcaaatttaaaatctttttaaacatctttttcccaatttttcacattttcttacagAAACAAGCAGAAAGTTTTGTGCAATCATTTTTGATATtggcaaaacaataaaaaattctGCTTCAGATGTAGGAGAATCTAAAAAGCAAAGCAATATTTTAACTTTCTAAGGAAAAAGGGGTCAAGGCTTTGCATGGCTTTGAGCATCAGCTACCCAGAAGTGCTTCTCCAATCCCAAAATTTCCCTACATTCACATTCAATGCTCTGAAAAGTGCAGTGACCTTCAGAGTGACCTCCCAGCCTGCTGGGCGCCTACTGTGGGATCACGCTGCAGTTTGCTGCACCAGCATGCCCCTGGGATTGGCTGACCATGCTCTACCTCTGAAGAAAACGCTGAAATCCCTGCAGATTTTTCATGCCAGGATGCATCCAGTTCTCGTGCATAAATACAGAGCATGCGAGTGCTCGCTTGTCATTTGATGAAGCCGTGTTTCAGAGCAGAAGACAGGGTCATAACCGATCCCCCAAGGCAGTATGGAAAGCTGCTTTATTTACAACCAGTCCTTTCTTCCTGTGTTCTTCAGGTTACGCATCTTCACGTTTTATTTTTAAGGATTGGCCCTGTCAGAATGTTGTATTCTGCCTGGGGGGATGTTTAAGTATGGCAGTATCCCTGGGGAAAGCAGGCAGAAAAACTGACAAGCTGACAAAAAAGCAGGGAGCAATTCCTGCTGTAGATGGGGAAAAAACTGTGCAGTCTTGCCcttctttaaatattacatcATTATATCACATGTTTAGAGAAGATTTTGTACTCAAGATGCCTTTCTTCTTGAAAATTACTACTATATGTTTAACTATGTTGTTTTTGTAACTCGATTGATGATTTTGTAAAACAGGTTTTAGCTACATTTTCTACGTTTATTTCAAAATAGCTATAGTTGTGTCTGTTTGCCTATACATGGATTACAGTTTGAGGTTTTTGGACACTGTCTTTCAtgacggaggaagctcatttcagccgcttgtatccgggatctcgttctttcggtcatgacccaaagttcatggccataagtgagggtaggaacgtagaccgattggtaaatcgagagcttcgcttctCGGCTCAG is a window of Girardinichthys multiradiatus isolate DD_20200921_A chromosome Y, DD_fGirMul_XY1, whole genome shotgun sequence DNA encoding:
- the LOC124863749 gene encoding voltage-dependent calcium channel gamma-2 subunit, encoding MECGNMGLFDRGVQMLLTTVGAFAAFSLMTIAVGTDYWLYSRGVCKTKSMSENETSKKNEEVMTHSGLWRTCCLEGNFKGMCKQIDHFPEETDYEADPSEYFLRAVRASSIFPILSVILLFMGGLCIAASEFYKSRHNIILSAGIFFVSAGLSNIIGIIVYISANAGDPSKSDSKKNSYSYGWSFYFGALSFIMAEMVGVLAVHMFIDRHRQLRIGARAADYLQGSAITRIPSYRYRYRRRSRSSSRSTDPSHSRDASPVGLKGFSALPSTEISMYTLPRDTLKSSGTPTATYNSERDHNFLQVHNCIQKDLKDSSHTNTANRRTTPV